TTTATCTGAAGGACAAAGAAAACCCCACCACAAATCCACCATTTTCTTCCTCTCTGTATCAGTAATCTCCACCCCAATTGGTTCCTTCCCCCAGAAATAAGGATTAACCATGACAAGACCCAGAACATTGAAATTGGGTTCAGAGCTCAGAGCATTCAACTTCAACGCCATGTAGTGACCCATGTTAGCCCCTGCACTATCCCCTGCCAAGAACACTTTCTTAAAATCAACTCTGTCTCTGAGCAAATTCCCACACCCTTCACCTTCACCATCATCATGCTCAGAAGCATGAGAAGCAACCCATTTAAGCGCAGCCCAAGAATCTTCATACGCAGCGGGAAGAGGGTGCTCCGGTGCTAACCTGTAATCAACAGAGACAGCAACAACGTTGGACTCTGCCACGAGCCTGTTGAGGGAGTTATGGTACAGAGGATCAGAGGGTGAAGAGATGCAGAAGGCACCACCGTGAAGGTAGAAAACTAAGGGGAGTTTGGTGGTTTTGGCGGCGGAATTGGGGTAGTAAAACCGGGCTGTGACACCAGTTTCTGGTATGATGAGGATGTCTTTGGAGACAACATTGGTTTCTGAATCGAAGCCTGCAGGGGCAACTTCGGTGCCGGCGAATCTCTCTATGGTTCCGTTTTTGTGTACTTGGAGATATGGTGGAACCTCGAGAACGATTTCTGGGTTTGATGGATCCATTTGGGGATTGGAAAAACAGAGAATGGAGACAGAGACAGGGTGGAGAAGAAGACTAGAAGAGTGTGTTGACGAGGAAAGGAAGGAGTTTTTGGTTTTATAAATCAACGTCTTTGTCATGTTTAGGTCACTTATTATTGTAATTTGTATTGACCAACgactattatttttaaataagggttgcctaaatgactcatgataaagtttagGTTAAATAACTCAATCATCTAATCACATttgagataagtgagttgaaatttctatattttatttattaatttatttccaactcatatatcttcaatgtgattggatggtgagttatttaacccaaactttatcattcaTCATTTAGCAACCCCTTTTAAACCctcaattttcttttcttcatgtttttgtctcactcttttttatttttcttgtctcTTTCTTGTTGAATTGTCTTCCCTTAATTGtcttataagttttttttataagcaattgtCCTAAAAGTAAATTGTAATAATGTTAAATAATGTTTATGGTCtgagaaataattaatttttgcaTATAGTCAAATGAGTGAATGCTACAATAATTTTAAAGAAGCTAATAAGGCGGCTCATATCATAGCTAATTGTTGTTCCTATATGTTTTCTTGCTCGTATTTGTTCATATATTCTtcagtttcttttttattaaatgtaattgagtttttttggtagattggaaataaaaaaacaacaagaacaagcaacaacaaaaaaaacaagagTAAAATACttaccccctcaaggtttgctagaaaaacactccactccattcttattcaaaatatacactccaccccactcattttatcaAGTTAACCTCATTCAAAAAGATgttaacggaatattccattcaaatcaaaattatttaatgtaaacttatttttcctttttttttggttttttttttcagaaaaaaacgtcactttctaatatttgaCCAAACAAATATTCTCAATGCTTACATACTGTTGGAGCCGATATATAAAGTaaccattttataaaataattcaagaataaatatgtatgaaatagttttaaattaaaacttatAGTAAAAGTACGTTAAACTTCCACTCCATAAAAGAATATAAAGTTATATTATTattgtaattaattaattaatttggataATATGATCGTGTTGGTTATAACATGTTAAATGTTAAAGTATATATTACTTTTAGTAATTGAAAATGAGGGAtgttattgatatatgataagagaattttattaaataatatccaTACATTACTCAATGAATTCATaagcaacatttttttataaatataggaaaaagaaattcaattagtatttatttggtgaaattttaattagtatgaaattaatttcgaaatatttttatataattcacTATTTATAAAAATCCTTTATAAACTGAGTATTACTAGTAATTGTGatgttatattcttttttgttaaaactaacgttttttttAATGGAACTGACGTTAaacgatttttatttgaaagtgaggtttttttttgaaaaaaataaaataaaaaataaccagaaaaaaaataaatggaaaaataagtttacattaaataattttgatttgaaaggaatattccgttagcatcttttggatggagttaacatgataaaatgagtggggtggagtgtatattttgaataagaatggagtggagtgtttttctagcaaaccttaaggggggtaagtgtattttactcaaaaaaTAAACTATCCCTTCTCCAAAAGATGGAGAACCTCATTAGGTGGAGTGGACCAAAACTTCATCTCAACCCTTTCCCTAAACCCTTGTTGTGGTAAGGCATCTACCACCTTATTAAACTCTCTTGAGAAATGTTGGAAAATAATATCTCAATCTTGTTCAATTAAGCTCTTAGCTTCAGTCAGATAAGCAGCATAAGAATGAAGGTTAAGAGATCCATTTAGAGTAAGGTTATTAACAACATCCAAACAATTAAGTTCACAAACCAGCTTACACACACCTATATTCTAAGCCAAGGTGAGCCCTTGAATAACAGCTAACAATTCCGCCAAATAAACATCTCCTTTGCCTTCAAAGCCAGAAAACCCATGATCCAAGTTCCGCTATGATCACGCATCATACAACCCACACCCATACTTATGTCTTTACTGTTATAGCTCCCATCTGTGTTCAACTTTAACCAACCGGTATCGGGAGCTGTCCAACCCTCCCTAACCTGCGCTAATGTAACATCCATAGCAAGAGCATGTGCTGAAATGTCCTGCATAATACCACCACAAGTGATGAAGTAGACTGAGCGCATCAACATGCTCAATTATACAAGACAACCATTCCCAGCTATTTAAACTAAGAAAAATGCTACAATCATTTTTGATTTAAAAGTGAGATGTCCGTGTGCAACCAAATTATAAATTAACTCTTCAAAATTATTGTTAGTTACAAAAATGTTAGGTGGATCATAATCGCCCTTCTATGATACATACCATTTCGGGTGTCATCGTTGCTGCTTGCAACCACCATTGGAGCTCTGGCTCCTATCGTACTGTTAACCATGGAGCCACTCAAGATCTAAGGTACTCGCTCGTTGAGAATGTTTACCATATTATTGTGTGAAATATACAATGCCAGTTTGCATGCAAAGCTAAGAAACTAGTTCTAGCTAGTTGTGAGAATGGAAATTTGTGTTTGTTGCACTGGATCCTCTCCTCTATTCATTAAAATTGATATGGAAGGTAATATTTATAGcgtaatagcatgtttggattgacAATAGACACACAATTCAAAGAATGATAACTCCATAAATTACACTTTGTAGCTTCTCCTTCCTTAAACGTACTTATGAGTCTCTCAATTGCAATATTAGAGAGATCTAAGTTACAAATATCCCCACCTATACACAATGGAGATAGCTAAGAACATTCTTAATTGTAGTGAGCAGACTAAGAATGTTTTATTCAAatgttaagtttttttttcactaATCTATCATGATTTATGCTAAAATACTTATCGGGGAGACATGGGAGTTCAAAATTAGGTCAAGGTTACACTAGGCACCAAAAGAACATGACACCACATCTTTATCTAACATTTTAAGATTTTGTGTGTGTGATTGCTCCTAATACTCATTTGCATACTTGTTACTCTCAAGTATGATTCCATTTAAAGCAAAATCCTATAATATCCACAATGCTTGTACCGTCATTGTCTTTCACCGTATCAACGAGACACGCCACATAAACTCTACAATGTCATAAGAACTTTGATAAAAGGATTTGGTCGCCATAATTTCACCTTTGGTGTAACTAGGGAGATGCATCGTATGATCTCTGTAACTGTAATGTGACTTTGTTTTGCTGACCAAACAAGCAAATCGTGCAAGAATACTTGTCCTCTTATGCTAGGGAGATGGTCTTTGGTGAGCATCCAAAGAGCCTTGTCACTCAGGTGGCCTCATTTGTCTATGCAAAGTTCCTTACAGCCTGACACTACATTGGCTTCACTAGACCAAATCCTACCCTGCATGATATGTTAGATTTATCTTAAGTTCTGTGGGCTGCAATTAattgttatttaatttgtttgtgAAAAACTAGTTAATTCATAATTCTGACAGGGGTGCATTGGGctcttttatttattaagtGATCTTTTTTAATTGGACCTAAGCATCTGTAATCTGACTGGTGTGAGTTAAAGTGTGTGTCGTAACCCTTGGTCCATGATAGGAAGAGACTAGGGTTATAATAGGTTTGGCTAGGTCCCCTCTATAATCATGACATCAGAAATGTGTCTGCTCCACAACTTGCCCCACTGAGAGTTGTGAAAGGAAGTGTGAGATACAGAGGAAGATCTGGTCATTAAACGTTGCAGGTGAATTGAATTAAGGACAACAATCATTCTTCTCCAAAATCATGTCTTCAACAAGTAAATGTTGTGTTCTAATTTCATATGATTGCttcattaaataatttcatatgaTTGCTTCATGAAATTTTTCGCTTACAAGATATACAACAAACATTCCTTTTTCTTATGTCATTATTTCTCATCACCCTATTTTTCATCACCAAAAAGGCTAACCAGTCCAACATCATCTAACTTTCCTACTGAGATAAGGTTTAAACGCATGTTAAGAACATGTCTAGCTTACTTCCGAAAGCACCACCAATGTTTGACATCAACTCAATATCACATATATATGCCCAACAATTTTTCTTATGTCATTATTTTTTATCTTCATAGTGTCATAGTTTATTTTCTTGTAATTGGAGAAGAACCCATCATGTATTGTAGGTTAACATGGAAAGAGGAATCAGAATCATCAATCCAAGAATAATCATCATAGAAAACATTCAAGGAATTAACTTCTCCAGCGAGGAAGATATCATCTTTTGTTGCAACTATTCTAGTAGGcccatccttcttcctcttggGATCTATAAGGTATGGATGAACACTTCCAAACGCATAATAGGAGGGACCAATAGTAATGGGCTAACACCAAAGATCAGAAAAAGAACCCAACACAACATGTTTATCCCAAGACCACCTCTTTACTCAGTAATGTGTCTAGGCATCTCTTTATGTTATTATCCATGACCATAACACATGTATTTTGAATGTGTTTAACTGTAAGGAGTGAAACCTGTATATTTGTCCataaataaaaagtaaatcAATAATGTTTACGGTAATACTTTAGTGTAAACACCTTAAGTGAGAATGGAAGAGAAGATAATGTTTTGCGAGTACTTACATGCTTCTCACTCCCTTTACCATCTTCAGAAGCATGAGATGCAACCCATTGAAGTGCAGTCCAAGAATCTTCATACGCAGCAGGAAGTAGGTGCTCTGGTACTAACCTGTAGTCGACGGAGACAGCCACAACGTTGGCCTCTGCCACGAGCTTGTTAAGGGTGTTGTTATGGTACAGAGGATCAGCGGGTGCAGAGACCATAAAGCCCCTACCGTGAAGGTAGATAACTGAAGGGAGTTTGGTTGTTTCAGGGGTAGAATTGGGATGATATAGCCTCGCTTTGACACCGGTTTCTGGTATGATTGTGGTGTCTTTGGAGACGACATCGGTTTCTGAATCAAGTCCCGGAGGAACAGTTTCTGGATTGTTTTCCGTTAATTATCCAAAAATCATAATGACATTTTCCAGCTTCCATTGTTCATCACCAAAATGGCTAACTTGTTCAACAACATCTAACTTTCCAAGTTCCAACATAGATAAAGTTCATACACATATGACTATATGAGGAACATGTCTTACTTCCTTAAGCACGACCTTACCACCAAATTTTGACATCAACACAATACCACATGTACCAACAATCTTTCCTAGTGACATTATTTCCCATCTTCATAGTCTTATCACAATAATAGCTAATGACTATAGGGCGAGACTTAGAACCAAGTtaatcttcattttttttattctttgctCATGCTTGCCATAAGTTTCACTTATTTCATATCGCTCCTCTATGTTGCTTCATAATTGAAAGAAGATTCTGCTAGAAAAATTATGTGTATTTTTAAAGTCTCACATTACCTATGTGATGAGTCTTTTAAAGGTTTACGTATCAAACTTCACATAGAGGTGATAAAGAGCTTAGTaagaagttgaccctcgcgcgcATAAAATTGGGCCTCGTTGGCTCAACGCAATACAATCGGAAGGATTCCCCCTACGCGCACATTACATGGGAGTAGAAACTAATGTTGGCTGCTAGCTACACTTGAAGAACGTCAGACACATTCCTTACATGCACCTCAGCTTGCAAATTGGCACTTTCTCACAACTTTGCATTGAATGGgttgttagaagcactcattaGAACTTTTGAGCAACCTAAACCTTCAGAAGGCCATCAGAGAATGTACAACACGaaagaaaaggaaaggaaaggaGAAGGGTTTGAAACATACAAAGTGAAGCAGTGAAAATTTCCACGAAAACCTAGCAAAAAGGTCGTGCTGCTAGTCTCTAGCGGATGGGTCTCAAACATGAAGCACTACAAAGTACATACTAAAGGCTATGGTAAGCCCAACCATGGACAAATCCAGTGCAATAATGAGACGCCCCACCAAAGATACAAACAACCAAGATTGAAATTTACGAATAATAAGATATAATCTCTCATAAATTATATTCGCATTTACTTAATTAGCCATGCTTAAGAGTATGATTTATGTCCATTGAATTTTGAATTTACAAAATTGCCCTTCATTTTGAGAttgaaaaagagagattttcaaAACAGCTTCATTTATATAAACTAAAATTAAGATTAAGATACtgtcaaaatataaaaaataaaaataaaactcaaatagTGGAATGGTTCGTTAAAGAAAATGTTGAATATTAGTGTTATTTGTTGCTTTACGCCAATTATTTGATCAAGTCTTTAACCTTTCGTGGAAGAGCTACCAAATTGAATTGGTTGCAGATAAGAACAAATCGAGAGCTGGATTTGGCACTCCAACCCTTAGATTTTACACCcccaattttcggattttcgggttccgaattatttcggaatcttatattccgaaattaattcatgatttgtagtgcaaaatacatgtaacaccccacttttgagtgaaaaaatacttcggaaaccttatttccaaaatatttcggaaactaagtttccgaaagtggggtgacatttctaatgagttGGGTGCCAAACCTAGCTCTCGAACAAATCATATGAGTCCATATCTTCAATCATCCTCATCTCCTCTTCATTATGCTCCTCAAAATAAAACGCAATTTTGTGTTTTTGCACACAACGCGATAATCAACCTTTGTGTTACTTTTGACTTTTTTCGTGAAATTCATCAGTGTACACAttacacaacaacaacagtgtCTGAAGACGGAGCGAGCGTGAGTTCAATCGCAACCACCATCTAATCGGCTGCAAGTTTTCGTTTTTTGGATACCCTTTTGTGGAAATTGGATGCTTGTAGCTCTGCAATTCCTTTTGGAGGTAGAATAAGAAGAAGGAAAATGTGGGGGTTTGGTGGCAGATATTATTGGGGAAGAAAGGTTGAGAAACCGGAGGGGATAGTTGTGGTGTTTGCATGGATGTCAAGCGAGGAGAAGCACTTGATGAGATACGTGGAGCTCTACTCTTCTCTTGGATGGGATTCACTCATCTGCCACTCTCAATTTCTCAATATGTGAGTTCTAAACTTAATTGGGGTTTTGGGTTGGGTGATCATCAAATGGTTTTGATATTAATGAATAATGATCTTTGTAGTGAGAAACATCTAGTGTTGTTGATATTAGTGGTTGGTAACTAGCAGAGCAATACCATATCACAGTTCCATAGATAACCATTTTTAGTTCAATTTAAAAAGTGATGATTAATGAGCATCAGTGTTTGTATTTCTGTTAGAGCACATTCGAAAAGGCAGTTTGAATGTGCTTTTGGTCAATCGATGTCTCTTATGTCATTGGAGTGTACATGGTTTTAGCTAACTTGAACGTAAATACAAACAAAAACTTCCTTCCACCCCGATAATTGTTCAACTACTTATGAGGAGTAGCTACAAACATATAGCTTCTCTTTTTGTGTTGACTGTATGGGATCAAGGACTTCATAGCAACAAAAGCAAAAAGAAGGATAGATGGTATAAAGAATTTTGAGGAGTTAAAAACAACTCCAAACCTAAATATGGAGCAGGGAGTCACTACTACTACTATGAAAGCCCTATTATCCAATAATTGGATTGCTAAATGGACATTTCCAGCCAAAATATTTCAAAGCAGAAGTGGAATAGTCATTCCCAACTAAGCATTACTCATATGAACCATGAATACCTGGCAATATGGTTTACAGGAACAATTGAAGAAGAGGCAGGGGAGGGGAGGGGGGAAGGGTCCGTCTAGGGTAACTAAGCATTACTCGTTAAGTGTAATTAGTAGGATTAGTGCCTTCGTCTTACCCACATAACTTAATGTAGGCTTTAGCAACTAATCTTGTCTTCGATTGATCAATATGGTTATAGTGAGTCGTTGCCACCTTAGGTGAAGTTTCTGTTAAGTTTGTGAATATGTAAATTGCATTTTCATTGAGTGTTTACAAATTAAAGAAGTATGGGCGGAAGAGCTTGTTATTCCAAATTCCATTTGTTGAAAGTTTGAGTGAGCTGATTGCTATGTTAAAACCACAAAGTCTGTTTGAAATCACAGAAGGTGAAAGTTGTAGCTGCTGATTTGCATTTAAATTGTCATTCCTTTTTATTGGGAACTCGGAAACTCTGAATTTCTATGAAGCCCACATACTCTAGACTTGCTGACGCATCAGTGTCATATCTATATCTGGGGAATAtcctttaatattttattttagcttTTTAAAAAGATTAGTGTCCAATACAATTGGGATACCAGTACAAAAACTTAACGCAACCTTGTTTTTCATTGTGTTGTGTGGTTTAGAGGAATTGGAGTACATACTTCTTTATTCATTCATTGAAGTGAAACAAAGTGGATCTTGCAAGGGCAGGGGATTTGTGTTATGTGCATTCCAACCTCTAACTGTTGTTTAGGAAAAGATAAAGGTACTAATGGAGAGACAAAGACAAGGTTGTCGGATATTAGTGGAGGTGTACATGATTGATAGGTTTAAGAGGGTTTATTCAAGAAGAAGGACCCAGGAGTAATTAGTAAGTAGTAAGAGGACTGGATTGTAATAAGCTGTTAGTTGTTAACTGAATCTGTTAGTTTGTTAGCTGACAACTGGCAACAGCAGTAAGCAGTTAGAGTCAGTTACAGTTGTAGTTGCAACTGAATAGTATAAATAGGTAGATTGATTGTAGAGGAAGGCATTGAAGTTAGAGGTTCATTTCTGATTGAGGAATCAGAGAGAGATCGAGGGATCTCTGGGTTGAAACCCTAACCCTGTGTTCTTCCCCAATTTCCCAGTTTTTCCCAAATTCCCTGTAAATCCCTAGATTCTTAGTCATAGCTCTATTGAGCAATTTCATTGTAATCATTTTTCAGTTCAATATCAGTATCTGATTTACCAGTGTTAtcactggtatcagagcaccattCTTGGGTGCCTGAGGGTGAACCCACGCGATTTCTGCAACTCTGAATGGTTACGACAAGAACCATGGCAAGAAGCGATGGAAGCTGGAGCCAGGAGAGAGATGAATTGCGACAGGAAACAGAGGGCTTGCGCACTCGATTGGAGTTGACGGAGGCGCGAACAAAGGTGGCAGAGGACCTTATCGCGTCGCTGCGAGCCAGGCTGGAGGTTCGTGATCGCGAATCCGCTGGAGGTTCGTGATCGCGAATCCGCTGGAGAAGACGAAACCGAAGGAGGTAGGAGTAGAGAGGAACGAGATCGAGTTCCTAGCAAGAATCGTTGGAGGAAATTGGAGATTCCAATTTTTTCTGGATCTGATGCCGTAGGTTGGACACAGAAATTGGAACGTTACTTTGCATTGAGGGAAGTGACTGAAGAGGAAAGAATGCAAGCAACCATGGTGGCCTTGGAGGGACGAGCTCTCAGTTGGTACCAGTGGTGGGAGCGTTGCAATCCCTCACCTTCTTGGGAAGCTTTCAAGCTGGCAGTGGTAAGAAGATTTCAACCCTCTATGGTTCAAAATCCTTTTGAATTACTGTTATCTTTGAAACAATTAGGTTCTGTAGATGATTATGTTGAGGAGTTTGAAAAATATGCTGGTGCTTTGAAAGAAATTGACCATGATTTTGTGAGAGGAATTTTCCTCAATGGACTCAAAGAAGAGATTAAGGCTGAAGTGAGGCTTTTTGAATTGAATACTCTTCCTGAGGTTATTCAGAAGTCTGCTGATTGAACAAAAAAATTTGGCTGTCACTAAGAAAAGTGGAGGGTTTGTGAGATCTGTAGGTTCCTACAGAAGCAACAATTACAGTAAAACTGTAACTTTGGAACCTCAAAACAATGGAGAGCATAAGCAGGAAAATTCTGTTGGAACTTCTAGGAATGGGCCAGTTTCAGAAACCAGCAGGGCAAGAGTTGAGGGCTATAAGCCTTTGACTGCAGCTGAAATgaaggaaaagagagagaaaaacctTTGTTTCAGGTGTGATGAACCTTTTAGTAGAGAACACAAGTGCAAGAATAGGCAGCTTAGAATGCTACtcttggaagaagaagaagaggatttGGAGGGGGGAGAATTTGAAGATGCTTTATCTGGAGAGTTTAATTCTTTGCAGTTATCTCTCTGTTCAATGACTGGTTTTACTTCCCACAAGTCATGGAAAATGAAGGGCAGTATACAAGACCAAGCAGTGGTGGTTCTCATAGATTGTGGAGCTTCACATAGCTTCATTTCTAAGAAGCTGGTTAAAGAGTTGTTATTACCAGTGGAAAACACACCATCTTACACAGTGGAAGTTGGGGATGGCTATAAGAATGGTTGTAAAGGGAAGTGTTCTAATCTGATATTgatgatacaatccttagaagTCACTCAAGATTTCTACCTTTTTGGCCTCAATGGAATAGATCTGGTACTTGGTCTGGATTGGTTAGCTAGTTTAGGGGATATTACAGCTACCTTTAGCAAGATGAGGTTGTCAttgaagaaggatggacactgGTTTACCTTGGAAGGAGATCCAGCTTTGACAAGGTCTGAATTGTCATATGGAGCTCTCATGCAAACCTTGTTGGAAGAAGGGGAAGGCTTGCTGATTCATTGTGAACAAGGAGACACAACAGGACAGAAGAATACAACCATTCCAGCAGACTTGGTTGCTGTTCTGGCCAAATTTGATTCAGTATTTCAAGATCCTCAGGGCTTACCTCCAAGAAGAAGGCATGACCATGCCATTCATCTGAAAGAGGGAGCTGACATACCAAATCTGAGGCCTTACAAGTGTCCTCACTACCAGAAAAATGAAATAGAGAAATTGGTGGCAGAAATGTTAGAAGGTGGGGTTATTAAGCCTAGTATCAGTCCTTATTCCAGCCCTATCATTTTGGTTAAGAAAAAGGATGGAGGGTGGAGATTTTGTGTTGATTTCAGGGCTCTTAACAAAATCACTATTCCAAATAAGTTCCCTATTCCTATTATAGAGGAACTTCTGGATGAAATTGGTGGTGCTAAGGTGTTTTCTAAGCTGGATTTGAAATCAGGTTATCATCAAATACGGATGAAGGAAGAGGACATAGAAAAAACAGCTTTCCACACACATGAGGGACACTACGAGTTCCTTGTGATGCCCTTTGGGCTCACAAATGCTCCATCCACATTCCAAGCTCTTATGAATGAAGTCCTTAAGCCTTATTTGAGGAAATTTGCTTTAGTATTCTTTGATGACATTCTGGTTTATAGTCCAGACTTATTAGCTCACTCTGAACACCTACATCTGGTTTTGTCCTTGTTAGAGCAGAATTCACTCAAGGCTAATAGAAAAAAATGCACCTTTGGCCAGACAAGTTTGGAGTATTTAGGCCATACTATTTCAGAAGATGGAGTGGCAGCAGAACACTCTAAGGTGGAGGCCATTAAAGATTGGCCAATCCCTCGAGAGATTAAGGGGTTGAGGGGTTTCTTAGGGCTCACTGGTTATTACAGGCGATTTGTGCAAAATTATGGTAAAATTGCAAAGCCATTGATTGATTTGTTAAAGAAAGAGGGGTTTAAGTGGACACCAGCAGCTACTGAGGCTTTTGATAAGCTTAAAACAGCCATGATCAATCTGCCATTATTGGCTGTACCTGATTTTTCCAAACAGTTTGTGGTCGAAACAGATGCTTCAAGCAAAGGACTTGGTGCTGTTCTTATGCAAGAAGGCAGACCGCTGGCCTTTTGGAGTAAAGGCCTGTCTCCAAGAGCACAACAGAAGTCAGTGTATGAGAGGGAACTCATGGCACTTGTTCAAGCCATACAGAAGTGGAGGCACTACCTCCTGGGAAGACATTTTGTCATCAAGACAGATCAAAGGAGTTTGAAATTTTTGAATGATCAGAGGTTGTTTACTGATGAACAGTTTAAATGGGCAGTGAAATTGGTGGGTATGGATTTTGAGATCCAATACAAACCTGGAAGTGAAAATTCTGCAGCTGATGCACTTTCCAGAAAAATGATGTATTCAGCCATTTCTGTTATTTCTGCAGCTGATAAAGATGAATGGAATTCAGAGCTTCACCAGGATCCTAAAGTTGCTAAATTGATTCAGGACCTTCTCATTTCCCCTACCTCTCATAGTGGGTACAGTTTCAAAAATGGATTTCTTTATTATAAAGATAGGCTGGTCTTGCCAAAGAACTCCAATAGGATCCCTATGATCCTTTCTGAATGTCATGCAACACCAATGGGTGGACATTCTGGTCATTTCAGAACCTACAAGAAGATAGCAAGCTACCTATATTGGGAAGGAATGAAGGCTGACATAAGGAAATTTGTGGAGGAGTGTGATATTTGCCAAAGGAACAAATATTCTACCTTAGCCCCAGGAGGGTTGTTACAACCATTGCCTATTCCTACTGAAGTTTGGATGGAtatttccatggattttgtTGGGGGGCTACCTAGAGTTAGAGGCAAGGATACCATTTTGGTGGTAGTGGACAGGCTTTCTAAATTTGCACACTTCTTTGCTCTTGGACACCCTTATACAGCCAAGGATGTGGCTTTGATTTTCATTAAAGAGGTGGTTAAGCTCCATGGCTTCCCCACTACTATCATTTCTGATAGGGACCCCTTGTTCCTCAGTCAATTTTGGAAGGAGATTTTCAAATTGGCTGGCACACAACTGAAATTAAGCACCTCCTATCATCCACATACTGATGGCCAAACTGAGGTGGTCAATAGGTGCTTGGAGACATACTTGAGGTGTTTTTGTGGGCCTAAACCCAAGCACTGGCTGGACTGGTTATCCTGGGCAGAATTTTGGTTTAATACCAATTTCCATGGTTCTGCAGGAATGACTCCATTTAGAGCTTTATATGGGAGGGACCCTCCTATTCTTCTCAAGGCTGGAGCTATTCCTTCAAGGGTGGAGGAAGTCAATCAGTTGTTTTTGTACAGGGATGCTATCTTGGAAGA
This is a stretch of genomic DNA from Lotus japonicus ecotype B-129 chromosome 1, LjGifu_v1.2. It encodes these proteins:
- the LOC130721508 gene encoding probable carboxylesterase 2 produces the protein MDPSNPEIVLEVPPYLQVHKNGTIERFAGTEVAPAGFDSETNVVSKDILIIPETGVTARFYYPNSAAKTTKLPLVFYLHGGAFCISSPSDPLYHNSLNRLVAESNVVAVSVDYRLAPEHPLPAAYEDSWAALKWVASHASEHDDGEGEGCGNLLRDRVDFKKVFLAGDSAGANMGHYMALKLNALSSEPNFNVLGLVMVNPYFWGKEPIGVEITDTERKKMVDLWWGFLCPSDKGSDDPLINPFVEEAPGFEGVGCNKVLVIVAEKDILKERGKLYHKKLVNSSWQGTAEFYEIQGEDHVFHIFNPDCDNAKSLFKRIAAFINEQ
- the LOC130748507 gene encoding probable carboxylesterase 2, yielding MSLGKIVGTCGIVLMSKFGETVPPGLDSETDVVSKDTTIIPETGVKARLYHPNSTPETTKLPSVIYLHGRGFMVSAPADPLYHNNTLNKLVAEANVVAVSVDYRLVPEHLLPAAYEDSWTALQWVASHASEDGKGSEKHVSLLTVKHIQNTCVMVMDNNIKRCLDTLLSKEPITIGPSYYAFGSVHPYLIDPKRKKDGPTRIVATKDDIFLAGEVNSLNVFYDDYSWIDDSDSSFHVNLQYMMGSSPITRK